In Paenibacillus xylanilyticus, the genomic window GAATAGTTTGGATTATGTAAAACGCCAGATTGGTAATAATCTATGGCTTGCTTCAGTCATGGCTGCAGAAGAACTCGACCCGGATATTAATAATATCACAAATGAGGAACTTGTACGTTTAAGCAAAAAAGTGGGGGTATCACATATCTCTCTCATGGAACAAACCGAGGATGATATCGTTGTAACCCGCTCTTCCGATCCGCGCGAAGTTGGTTTATCCACAAAGAAAATGACCTATTGGTATCAAGCCTTTAAGCAATTGTTCGAAAAACATCAGGTTACCATCACTCAAGGGCAGAAATTGGATCATTTTTGGTCCGATGGTTTCGAGTACTCGACATCCAGTCCATCGGATATTGATATCTGGGGTTATTACCATGATGGCAAGAGGAACTACATAATCAATCCCTTCTATAATAATGCTGAAGTTGATGACTATGTGAAGATCTCTGGTCCGGATGAGATATTGAACAAAATTCGTGAAGTGAATCCTTCCATCTTGGAAATCACGGGTATCAATCCATTGACTTTTGGCAGTCCAAACATGAGTGATGATGGTAGGGATAGCAACAACAGCAAGCTGAATAATAGACCGATTCGTTTTGGTACGTATCAGTATGGTACGGCAGATGAGGACCACCGGGCAGTCGTAAGGGCGATCCGAACCGGGCAAAATGTATCGTTTGTCAGTGAAACGCATGAACAGAAGGTGTTAAAAAGCTTCATCCCCATCTTCACGCCGAATGAAGCATCATATGTCATCAGTATTGTCATGGACTATAAACAAATATCCTCCATGGTATCGGAACAATTGGTCAGTCATGCTTCCATATCGCTGGTGCTGCTGGAAATCGTGATCTTTGGCAGCTATTTGTTAGCAGGATATATTACACGTCCTATTCAATCCATCCTGGGCAAAGTGAATGATGTAGCGGATGGACATTTCGACTTCCGTCTAAAAGTAAGAAGGAAGGACGAGCTGGGCCAGCTGGCCAATCGGATTAATGCCATGATTCGCAATCTGGGTCACTATACCAACCGGTTAAAACAGATGTATGAGGAGAACAGGGCAGTTAAGGAGCATCTGGAATCCATCATTAATCAAACCGCCGACGCCATTCATATTACCGATCTAGATGGTAAGGTCTTGCGTGTAAACCGGGCGTTTGAACAACTATATGGCTGGCGAAGCCGAGAGGTCGAAAACCGCAGGCTGAAGATCATCCCGCCTGAAGCGGAAGAGGAAATGAAGCAGCAGCATGCCCAGCTCATAGAAGGTCTATCCATTACTTCGAATGAAACCGTATGGATGAAAAAAGATGGCACACGAGTTGAAGTTAGTGTCAGTACAGCGCCTGTGCGCGATGAATTAGGTGAAATTACAGCACTGATTAGTGTGTCGAGGGATATCACAAGCCGCAACCGAATGGAAGAGCTGCTCAGACGCTCAGAGAAGCTCACAACCGTAGGCCAACTGGCTGCGGGTGTTGCGCATGAAATCCGTAACCCACTTACAACGCTACGTGGTTTCCTGCAGCTGCAGCAGGAGACGAACAAACTGAATCATCGACATCTCGACTTGATGCTGTCGGAGCTGGACCGCATCAATCTGATCGTAGGCGAATTCCTGATTTTGGCCAAACCACAGGCTGTTCACTTCCAGGAGCGGGATATCCGTTTTATTCTCGGCGATGTGATCTCGCTGCTGGATAGCCAGGCACATCTGCACGGGGTTGAATTTGTATTAAATGCATCATCGGATTCAGCTATGGTACACTGTGAAGAGAATCAGTTGAAGCAAGTGTTCATCAACCTGCTTAAGAATGGTATGGAAGCCATGCCGAACGGAGGCAGCATTCGGATTCGCCTTGACCATGACGAGGAATTAAACCGGGTGCGGATTGAAATTAAAGATGAGGGTATCGGGATTCCGGAAGAGATGATGCCGAAGCTTGGCGAGCCGTTCTTTACCAATAAGGAGTCTGGAACAGGGCTTGGTTTAATGGTCAGTCAGCGCATCATTCAATCACATAAGGGCATGATGGATATTAAAAGCGTCATGAACAAGGGCACGACCGTTATCATTGATCTTCCTGCTACCAAACAGCTCCCGGAGAG contains:
- a CDS encoding ATP-binding protein, giving the protein MSIKTKLSMIMSCSVLVILILNIALSYYTTEENLRQDSETKMVLTAKQIAISVEQNQNSLDYVKRQIGNNLWLASVMAAEELDPDINNITNEELVRLSKKVGVSHISLMEQTEDDIVVTRSSDPREVGLSTKKMTYWYQAFKQLFEKHQVTITQGQKLDHFWSDGFEYSTSSPSDIDIWGYYHDGKRNYIINPFYNNAEVDDYVKISGPDEILNKIREVNPSILEITGINPLTFGSPNMSDDGRDSNNSKLNNRPIRFGTYQYGTADEDHRAVVRAIRTGQNVSFVSETHEQKVLKSFIPIFTPNEASYVISIVMDYKQISSMVSEQLVSHASISLVLLEIVIFGSYLLAGYITRPIQSILGKVNDVADGHFDFRLKVRRKDELGQLANRINAMIRNLGHYTNRLKQMYEENRAVKEHLESIINQTADAIHITDLDGKVLRVNRAFEQLYGWRSREVENRRLKIIPPEAEEEMKQQHAQLIEGLSITSNETVWMKKDGTRVEVSVSTAPVRDELGEITALISVSRDITSRNRMEELLRRSEKLTTVGQLAAGVAHEIRNPLTTLRGFLQLQQETNKLNHRHLDLMLSELDRINLIVGEFLILAKPQAVHFQERDIRFILGDVISLLDSQAHLHGVEFVLNASSDSAMVHCEENQLKQVFINLLKNGMEAMPNGGSIRIRLDHDEELNRVRIEIKDEGIGIPEEMMPKLGEPFFTNKESGTGLGLMVSQRIIQSHKGMMDIKSVMNKGTTVIIDLPATKQLPESVEEDDRTEDALTDEEN